In Aspergillus fumigatus Af293 chromosome 2, whole genome shotgun sequence, a genomic segment contains:
- a CDS encoding putative GPI anchored protein encodes MDVVVFFILALTVLENVSAATVRSLSREAQPFNFPKARRLSAAVSRSKLESRAELASNLLRREASFDFLHGDQDPHSVFVATLDVKSKSPILALEELDDSVQDVICKESQVDILFGSIEQVRSVHRGLEQIDGFILVTSHSGCNPDGARSTYRVNKVVIDPTRNVLSLGKSDCGWQDAFHTTRVSFSRRHPSEVRRRSNTPTKRQQQSQSEPPEQTKTMGGSTETPTVTFPAPSATSGLASTSAKELNEHYVDRKIFPPDIPAADMLLPSGLTVSCKNCSLEGNIVLDKGSFEISGSDGLIDAVNSTIAFFDHGSIEVIANGLFAQIELEFDLSASQDLGSFTAQLPAIPLIPFEVLFPESLCLAP; translated from the exons ATGGATGTAGTAGTCTTCTTTATCCTTGCTCTCACTGTTCTGGAGAATGTTAGCGCTGCTACAGTGAGGTCGCTCTCCAGAGAGGCTCAACCGTTCAACTTCCCCAAGGCAAGACGTCTCTCTGCTGCGGTTTCTCGCTCAAAGCTTGAATCCAGAGCAGAGCTTGCATCCAATCTCCTCAGAAGAGAAGCGAGTTTTGACTTCCTACATGGGGATCAAGATCCCCATTCGGTCTTTGTGGCCACCTTGGATGTCAAGTCGAAGTCACCCATCCTGGCATTAGAGGAGTTGGATGACTCGGTCCAAGATGTGATCTGCAAGGAATCGCAGGTGGACATATTGTTTGGATCAATTGAGCAAGTCCGCTCAGTCCATCGAGGACTCGAGCAGATCGATGGATTCATCCTAGTCACCTCACATAGTGGGTGTAATCCTGATGGAGCAAGGTCAACATATCG AGTCAACAAGGTCGTAATAGATCCGACTCGCAACGTGCTGTCACTAGGGAAATCCGACTGTGGCTGGCAAGACGCGTTCCACACAACTCGAGTCTCTTTTTCGCGGAGACATCCATCCGAAGTCCGGAGACGTTCGAACACGCCTACGAAGCGACAGCAGCAGTCGCAGTCTGAACCACCAGAACAAACTAAAACAATGGGAGGGTCCACCGAGACTCCAACGGTCACATTTCCTGCGCCAAGCGCAACGTCGGGACTCGCCTCAACCTCGGCGAAGGAGCTCAATGAGCATTATGTGGACCGAAAGATATTCCCCCCTGACATTCCCGCGGCGGACATGCTTTT ACCGTCAGGACTCACCGTGTCTTGCAAGAATTGCTCCCTAGAAGGCAACATCGTCTTAGACAAGGGGTCTTTTGAGATTTCTGGATCTGATGGGTTGATAGATGCCGTCAACAGCACCATCGCTTTCTTTGACCATGGCAGCATTGAAGTAATTGCAAACGGGCTCTTTGCGCAGATCGAACTCGAGTTCGATCTTTCTGCGAGTCAAGACCTGGGCTCCTTTACGGCTCAGCTTCCTGCTATTCCCCTCATTCCTTTCGAGGTATT ATTCCCGGAGTCCTTGTGTTTGGCCCCATAG
- a CDS encoding serine/threonine-protein kinase produces MAAAFDDEDLSVSLPSYNSDRHRECPIGAGPPPNASNYPARPMPPPTRPTGMAADPSKQSPATMRDMQRLDQYQTVKILGEGSFGKVKLAIHQPSGRQVALKIISRRKLLSRDMVGRVEREIQYLQLLRHPHIIKLYTVIATKTDIIMVLEYAERELFDYLVKRGRCNDAEARKFFQQIICAVEYCHRHKIVHRDLKPENLLIDKDKNVKIADFGLSNIMTDGNFLKTSCGSPNYAAPEVISGKLYAGPEVDVWSCGVILYVLLVGRLPFDDDYIPALFKKIAAGNFHMPPYISSGAARLIRSMLQVHPVHRITIPEIRQDPWFLQDLPKYLQPPPEEFIATGVDPNKAIDLKKIAPGKPLSVQHKIHQIAISKLERSMGYAREDIEDALKSPEPSAIKDAFFIIVENEMMQTNSPTEDNLMGGPVAPSPPPNRTPLTTPAVGRPAAPRPQGSPHYDSHRAPSQAPQQADSDDFESSRISHVRILPTSLPYVHDQLMEQREREREQRARDADRLREERAQASLDDDLSGARSPEEQEATARALKPHSRSIIDLNKLRLEPPEGRSAPQQPKRTRKWQFGIRSRNQPYEAMLYLYKAIASQGGVWEIQPSEAEGTTPIGVERRPGERPLQAKYPDLPVDYYIPKDSWFIRARLLKQGVTAPGRSASVQSSKSDLDELRRRFNVSSLSQSAEEKNPLTMENVTGSGPSSATPSHVPGRIFHGVWVFVDIQLYQLEENNYMVDFKCDGYQNVIRAEGETDWHPISKRYFNKEKEITSPYPFLDVASDLVAQLAVAS; encoded by the exons ATGGCAGCTGCctttgacgacgaggacctTTCTGTCTCCCTCCCTTCCTACAATTCCGATCGTCATCGTGAATGTCCCATTGGAGCCGGTCCTCCTCCTAACGCCTCGAATTATCCTGCCAGGCCAATGCCTCCGCCCACACGCCCGACCGGGATGGCCGCCGACCCCTCCAAGCAGTCCCCGGCGACCATGAGGGACATGCAGCGGCTCGATCAGTACCAGACGGTTAAGATTCTGGGCGAAGGCTCGTTTGGAAAGGTAAAGCTGGCGATTCATCAGCCTAGCGGCCGTCAGGTCGCTCTGAAGATCATCTCCCGTCGCAAATTGCTATCCAGAGACATGGTCGGTCGTGTGGAGCGGGAGATTCAATATCTGCAATTGCTACGGCATCCTCATATTATCAAATT GTACACTGTCATTGCTACCAAAACCGACATCATTATGGTCCTCGAGTATGCCGAACGAGAATTGTTCGATTACCTGGTCAAAAGAGGCCGGTGCAACGATGCAGAAGCTCGCAAATTCTTTCAGCAGATCATCTGTGCTGTCGAATACTGCCACCGGCATAAAATCGTGCATCGGGATTTGAAGCCGGAGAACCTGCTTATTGACAAGGATAAGAATGTCAAGATTGCGGATTTTGGGCTGAGCAACATCATGACAGATGGGAATTTCCTCAAGACCAGCTGCGGCAGTCCTAACTATGCTGCTCCCGAGGTCATCTCTGGGAAACTCTATGCTGGGCCTGAGGTCGACGTATGGAGCTGTGGCGTGATTCTCTATGTATTGTTGGTGGGACGGCTCCCATTTGACGACGACTATATTCCAGCCTTGTTCAAGAAGATCGCCGCGGGAAATTTCCACATGCCCCCGTATATTTCGTCTGGAGCGGCTCGCCTGATCAGATCGATGCTCCAAGTCCACCCTGTCCACCGAATCACTATTCCGGAGATCCGCCAGGACCCTTGGTTTCTGCAGGACCTACCCAAATATCTTCAACCCCCTCCGGAAGAATTCATTGCTACCGGGGTGGATCCGAACAAGGCTATAGACCTTAAGAAGATTGCCCCGGGGAAGCCCCTCTCGGTGCAGCACAAGATCCACCAGATTGCCATCTCCAAGTTGGAGCGGAGCATGGGATATGCGCGGGAAGATATCGAGGATGCACTCAAGAGCCCCGAGCCCAGCGCTATCAAGGATGCTTTTTTCATTATCGTAGAAAACGAAATGATGCAGACCAATT CTCCCACAGAGGACAACCTGATGGGTGGTCCTGTCGCACCTTCACCTCCCCCGAACCGAACTCCTTTGACTACACCTGCAGTTGGCCGGCCCGCTGCACCCCGCCCCCAAGGATCCCCTCATTATGATTCACATCGCGCGCCCTCACAAGCACCACAACAGGCCGATTCGGATGACTTCGAAAGTTCCCGAATCAGCCATGTTCGCATTCTGCCGACCAGCTTGCCCTATGTGCATGATCAACTCATGGAACAACGGGAGCGGGAGCGGGAGCAGCGGGCACGTGACGCGGACCGATTACGAGAAGAACGTGCTCAGGCCAGTCTCGACGACGATCTTTCCGGCGCACGGTCCCccgaggagcaggaagcaaCCGCTCGAGCCTTGAAACCGCACTCCCGTAGTATCATAGACTTGAACAAACTGCGCCTGGAACCGCCAGAGGGTCGGAGTGCACCCCAGCAGCCCAAGAGGACGCGCAAGTGGCAGTTTGGTATTCGGTCTCGCAATCAACCTTACGAGGCGATGCTCTATCTATACAAAGCCATTGCCTCACAGGGCGGCGTGTGGGAGATCCAGCCCTCCGAAGCAG AAGGCACAACGCCCATTGGGGTCGAACGGCGACCAGGAGAAAGACCTCTGCAAGCAAAATATCCAGATCTTCCGGTCGATTACTACATCCCGAAGGACTCCTGGTTCATCCGGGCGCGTCTTTTGAAGCAAGGCGTCACGGCCCCGGGCCGCTCAGCTAGTGTGCAGAGCAGCAAGAGTGATCTGGACGAGCTTCGCCGTCGATTCAACGTCTCCAGCCTGTCGCAGTcggccgaggagaagaatcCTCTGACGATGGAGAATGTGACCGGCTCCGGCCCATCCTCCGCAACGCCGTCACACGTGCCTGGACGAATTTTCCATGGGGTGTGGGTGTTTGTGGACATTCAGCTATACCAGCTGGAGGAAAACAACTACATGGTGGACTTCAAGTGTGACGGATACCAGAACGTGATCCGCGCGGAGGGCGAGACGGACTGGCATCCCATCAGCAAACGATACttcaacaaggagaaggagatcacGAGCCCCTATCCTTTCCTCGACGTGGCGTCGGACTTGGTGGCTCAACTGGCTGTCGCCAGCTAA